The Caldicellulosiruptoraceae bacterium PP1 nucleotide sequence CAGAAACAAATGATAAAGCTGATAAAGGCATTGTAATTAAACAGGATCCTGAAGCAGATATACATGTTAAGAAAAATGCTACTATCAATTTAACAGTTAGCCTTGGGCCAGAAGTGGTTGAGGTACCAGATTTATCAGGTATGAATGTGAAAGATGCGGAAGTTGAACTTACAAATGTAGGATTAAATATTCAGACAAAAAAGGATTTTAGTGATAAACCAGTGGATACAGTAATATCACAAGATCCTGCTCCACATGAGAGTATTGAAAAGAATGGCACAGTAACTGTTACAATTAGCCAAGGTCCTAAGATAGAAAAAGTAACAGTTCCTGATGTTACAGGAATGAAATATTATGATGCAAAAGATATTTTGGAAAGAAGTGGTATTAATATTGGAAATATTGAATATAAAGAGGTAACTGATAAGGATGATGATATTGTTTTGTATCAATCCATAAAAAGTGGTACTGAAATAAATAAAGGTGATAGTATAAATTTAACTTTAGCAAAAAAAATACAACAACCAACAAACAGTACAAAAATATTTGTTAAAAATATAATACTTCCGAGTGATTTGCAAGAAGCTAATGTAAAGATAGTTGTTGTTACAGACAACAACGAAAGTGTAGTATTTGACAGGACTGTTACAGTTGATGAAACACCTTTACAGGTTAAAATACCAATAAGTGGAAAGTCAACAATTAGATTATATATAAACGATTCTCTTAATTCTGAGGAGACGGTGGAAAATTAATGATAATTGAAGGAATTATTTCAAAAATTATTGCTGGATTTTACTATGTTGACGACTTTCTTGGGAATAAATATGAATGCAAAGCTCGGGGTGTATTTAGAAAAGAAGAGATAAAACCAGTTGTTGGAGATAAAGTTATTATCGAAAACAGAAATGATGGTGCATATATTATCTCAAAGATAAATGAAAGAAAGAATTTATTAATAAGACCACCAATAGCAAATGTTGATATTGCTATTGTTGTAATAGCATCTGTAATGCCAGAGGTTTCCTTATTATTTCTAGACAAACTATTGATTAATATACTTAAGGAAAATATAAAACCAATATTGTGTGTAAACAAAATTGATTTGGATAATTCAGAAACATATAATTTAATTAAAGAGCAATATTTTGAATTTGACATCATTAAAATGAGTGCAATTGAAAATATTGGCTTTGAAGAATTAAGAGAGAAAATATCAGGGAAAATATCTGTTTTTGCTGGACAATCCGGGGTTGGAAAATCTTCAATCCTCAATAGATTAATACCAAACGCCAATCTGAAAGTTGGTGATATCTCAAATAAGCTTGAGAGAGGGAAACACACAACCAGGGTA carries:
- the rsgA gene encoding ribosome small subunit-dependent GTPase A gives rise to the protein MIIEGIISKIIAGFYYVDDFLGNKYECKARGVFRKEEIKPVVGDKVIIENRNDGAYIISKINERKNLLIRPPIANVDIAIVVIASVMPEVSLLFLDKLLINILKENIKPILCVNKIDLDNSETYNLIKEQYFEFDIIKMSAIENIGFEELREKISGKISVFAGQSGVGKSSILNRLIPNANLKVGDISNKLERGKHTTRVVELLKLDNSTYVADTPGFSSIELKDFLRSDLKRYYPEFIQYMSCRFKSCDHINEPGCTVKEAVQNNKISYERYERYKELYYQLPNQKIYY